From a single Paenibacillus sp. FSL R5-0345 genomic region:
- a CDS encoding sensor histidine kinase, producing MKNKKNSLGVRLIQLFAAITIPLLSVLFAGGYYAKENVLAQVSRSYQNLVNSNLKMMERSLEDITINLVDIVDHDENFLQFNRPGLKDSDYYFARMGIMQRNQAYQAYYHSVDMFYLYSGVNDMLTLSNVLGNTEEYMDEIRAWITGKVHNEDKMEPLRYKWTIVNIAGDYYINRTVGNNLSNPSYIGALIRIDSMRSPLGNLNLQSGGDVLIVDNEGNILTSSSKSMGYDFKLPHDKMNQNSSFSYMHDGRKWLVVSSQSSTLGINLSVVIPDSELLQGLNTFQMIINVLPFFILIILLVYLYYFRRIVIRPILNLLGGIHRIRKGSMEAQLPSSNLLEFQALNQAFNTMVVEIQNLKIDVYEERLNAQKAEMKHLQMQINPHFFLNTLNIIFQLADLKRFELVKKTVRHLVQYFRFMLQVKDNSITLEQELDHLRNYLEIQKMRYQQSFDFQITIDEDIILASIPSLIVQPFVENAMLHGISLKAETFYLEICAVKSEENTDTMIIEISDNGRGSTQQKLQELNSPDYRPETDDGHIGIWNVKQRLAMRYQGKANIHFSENEPSGFRVRLSLPIEYMEGE from the coding sequence ATGAAAAATAAGAAAAATTCGCTCGGTGTAAGGCTTATTCAACTGTTTGCTGCTATAACGATTCCGCTTCTTTCCGTTCTTTTTGCAGGGGGATACTATGCCAAGGAAAATGTATTGGCTCAGGTATCCAGATCCTATCAGAATTTGGTCAACTCCAATCTGAAAATGATGGAGAGAAGTCTCGAGGATATAACTATTAATCTGGTAGATATTGTTGATCATGACGAGAATTTCCTTCAATTCAACCGTCCAGGGCTGAAAGATTCCGATTATTATTTTGCCCGTATGGGAATTATGCAAAGAAATCAAGCCTATCAGGCCTATTATCATAGCGTGGATATGTTCTATCTGTACTCCGGCGTCAATGATATGTTGACATTATCCAATGTATTAGGGAACACGGAGGAATATATGGATGAAATCAGAGCCTGGATCACGGGCAAGGTTCACAATGAAGATAAAATGGAACCACTCCGGTACAAATGGACAATAGTTAATATAGCTGGGGATTACTATATAAACCGGACAGTCGGTAATAACCTGAGCAATCCCAGTTATATCGGCGCGCTCATCCGAATCGATTCTATGCGTTCACCGCTGGGCAATCTGAACCTGCAATCAGGCGGTGATGTGCTTATTGTGGATAATGAAGGAAATATCTTAACCAGTTCTTCGAAATCGATGGGCTACGACTTCAAGCTGCCACACGATAAGATGAATCAGAATTCTTCATTTTCTTATATGCATGATGGCCGGAAATGGTTAGTTGTGTCTAGCCAGTCATCCACCCTGGGGATCAATCTATCTGTGGTAATCCCCGATTCCGAGCTACTCCAGGGCTTGAATACATTCCAAATGATTATTAATGTACTGCCCTTCTTTATTTTGATCATTTTACTGGTTTACTTATATTATTTTCGCCGTATAGTCATTCGTCCGATTCTGAATTTGTTGGGCGGCATTCACCGCATCAGAAAAGGGTCTATGGAAGCCCAGCTTCCTTCTTCTAACTTGTTAGAGTTTCAAGCGCTGAATCAGGCCTTTAATACCATGGTTGTAGAAATACAAAATCTGAAAATTGACGTGTATGAGGAACGGCTAAATGCTCAAAAAGCGGAAATGAAGCATTTGCAAATGCAAATTAATCCTCACTTTTTTCTAAATACGCTCAATATCATTTTCCAACTCGCCGATCTGAAACGCTTTGAATTAGTAAAAAAGACAGTACGGCATCTGGTGCAGTATTTCCGATTCATGCTTCAGGTAAAGGATAACAGCATTACTTTGGAACAGGAGCTTGATCATCTCCGCAATTATCTTGAAATTCAAAAGATGCGATACCAGCAGTCTTTTGATTTTCAAATCACAATAGATGAAGACATTATCCTCGCTTCTATACCGTCCTTGATTGTACAGCCCTTTGTAGAAAATGCCATGCTTCATGGCATAAGTTTGAAAGCAGAAACATTCTATCTGGAAATTTGTGCAGTCAAGTCAGAAGAGAACACCGATACAATGATTATTGAAATCTCGGATAACGGAAGAGGTAGTACTCAACAAAAACTACAAGAGCTGAATTCACCTGATTATAGGCCAGAAACTGATGACGGCCACATTGGTATCTGGAATGTGAAACAAAGATTGGCTATGCGCTATCAGGGCAAAGCCAACATTCACTTCAGTGAAAATGAGCCGTCCGGATTCCGTGTGCGGCTTAGCCTGCCCATTGAATATATGGAAGGAGAATGA
- a CDS encoding response regulator transcription factor has product MRLLIVDDEQFAVEGLLYCCEWKAYGIEEVLTANRADKAREIMNEHRIELLICDIEMPDEDGLSLVGWVREYSPWTESIFLTCHSEFSYAKKAVNLGSFDYLLKPVDTDELLSVVSGMIAANREKEEYASYNQMYHKYLNLWQKEKPKRVERFWQDLLSRSILSFGDFVDRELAEAGVGLNSDDLVLPILISIEEWSKPLSPRDQEIMEYAVKKAAEEFFTEEHQGEAVTDKNGVLFILLYAKGAMGEQATRKLRIQQLTDIGKRFIKACRELFYSIVTCYVGSFKPLQELPGMCESLKIMERDNISRTQSVLLYMPQDQMLLSPNSDDILLNDLISYMLNGKRESAVQFIHNLTEKLEANPCFQGRNLDALHQDTLQIIYHFLQVRGINAGSIVLFTDWTTARIRGLLQYRHWAEGIVSAVMEAEFERQEKGGVIERSIRYIQQNIEEEISRVSVADYVGLNPAYLSRLFKKETGQNLIDFLISVKMNRTRELLDTTDMSVSAIAQQVGYSNFSHFTKMFRKQFDVNPQEYRKVTKRLD; this is encoded by the coding sequence ATGCGTTTATTGATTGTAGATGATGAACAGTTCGCTGTGGAGGGGCTTCTCTACTGCTGCGAATGGAAAGCGTATGGGATTGAAGAGGTCTTGACGGCGAATAGAGCCGACAAGGCCAGGGAGATTATGAATGAACACAGAATAGAATTGCTGATTTGCGATATTGAAATGCCGGATGAAGATGGGCTTTCACTGGTTGGCTGGGTGAGGGAATATTCTCCCTGGACGGAATCGATATTTCTGACCTGTCATTCCGAATTTTCCTACGCCAAGAAAGCCGTTAACCTCGGGAGTTTTGATTATTTGCTGAAGCCTGTTGACACAGATGAGCTGTTGTCTGTCGTATCAGGTATGATAGCAGCCAACCGTGAGAAGGAAGAGTATGCGTCCTACAATCAAATGTATCATAAGTATCTAAATTTATGGCAAAAAGAAAAGCCGAAGCGTGTGGAACGTTTCTGGCAGGATTTGTTGTCCCGCAGTATCCTGTCTTTTGGGGATTTTGTTGACCGGGAGCTGGCGGAGGCTGGCGTGGGGTTAAATTCTGACGATCTGGTGCTTCCTATTCTGATCAGTATTGAGGAGTGGTCTAAACCGCTCAGTCCGCGGGATCAGGAAATCATGGAATATGCCGTGAAGAAAGCGGCGGAGGAATTTTTTACAGAAGAGCATCAAGGGGAGGCCGTCACAGACAAAAACGGGGTTTTGTTCATTCTGCTGTATGCCAAAGGCGCGATGGGAGAACAGGCGACTAGGAAGCTCAGAATTCAGCAGCTCACGGACATAGGTAAACGTTTTATCAAAGCTTGCCGGGAGCTGTTCTACAGCATCGTAACCTGCTATGTCGGCTCATTCAAACCCCTTCAAGAGCTGCCGGGAATGTGCGAAAGCTTAAAAATCATGGAGCGTGACAATATTTCTCGCACACAATCGGTGCTTTTATACATGCCACAGGACCAGATGTTATTATCACCTAATTCGGATGATATCCTGCTCAATGATTTGATCTCTTATATGCTGAATGGCAAGCGTGAGTCCGCTGTGCAGTTTATTCATAATCTGACAGAGAAACTGGAAGCCAATCCTTGCTTTCAGGGAAGAAATCTAGACGCCTTGCATCAGGATACCTTGCAGATTATATATCACTTCTTGCAGGTAAGAGGAATCAATGCGGGAAGCATAGTCCTGTTTACAGACTGGACAACCGCCCGCATACGGGGACTGCTTCAGTACAGGCATTGGGCAGAAGGGATTGTATCGGCGGTCATGGAGGCGGAATTCGAGCGGCAGGAAAAGGGCGGTGTAATTGAGCGGTCCATTCGCTACATCCAGCAGAATATAGAGGAAGAGATCTCCAGGGTCAGCGTCGCTGATTATGTGGGATTGAACCCGGCGTATCTCTCCAGACTGTTCAAAAAAGAGACCGGCCAGAACCTCATTGATTTCCTGATCTCAGTGAAGATGAACCGCACCCGCGAGCTTTTGGATACCACGGATATGTCGGTAAGCGCGATAGCGCAGCAGGTAGGATACAGTAATTTTTCACATTTCACCAAAATGTTCCGCAAGCAGTTCGACGTCAATCCTCAGGAATATCGCAAAGTCACAAAACGATTAGACTGA
- a CDS encoding ABC transporter permease — protein sequence MASEKATLTQSGISQRNSKWKTIWKYRALIVLALPGVLLMLINNYLPMFGIFLAFKDLNYTAGIWGSKWIGLDNFKFLFASNDAWLIIRNTLLYNISFLLINTILAVMLALLLNEVKNKFASKFFQSTVILPNFISMVIVGYIVYGFLNPELGFINKFILEPFGIDPRNWYAEAQHWPYILTIVNTWKGVGYSAVVYLAAIVGIDSEYYEAAVIDGASRWKQMTKITIPLIAPIIIIMTLLAIGRIFNADFGLFYQATMASGMIKETTDVIDTYVYRALMVTGDTGLASSAGLLQSVVGFTLVITVNLIVRKFSKENALF from the coding sequence ATGGCTTCGGAAAAAGCAACACTGACACAATCTGGCATCTCGCAGCGCAACTCAAAATGGAAAACCATATGGAAGTACAGAGCCTTGATCGTTCTGGCACTGCCAGGTGTGCTGTTGATGCTGATCAATAACTATCTGCCCATGTTCGGTATTTTCTTGGCTTTCAAGGACTTGAATTATACGGCAGGGATATGGGGAAGCAAATGGATCGGACTGGACAACTTTAAGTTTCTGTTTGCTTCAAACGATGCTTGGCTGATCATTAGGAATACATTGCTGTACAACATTAGCTTTTTGCTTATCAATACGATATTGGCAGTGATGCTGGCCCTTCTCCTCAACGAGGTCAAGAATAAATTTGCCTCCAAATTCTTTCAGAGCACAGTGATCCTGCCTAACTTTATTTCCATGGTCATTGTCGGCTACATCGTTTATGGATTTTTAAATCCGGAACTGGGGTTCATCAATAAATTTATTCTGGAGCCCTTCGGGATAGATCCTAGAAACTGGTATGCGGAAGCGCAGCATTGGCCTTATATTTTGACCATTGTCAACACCTGGAAGGGTGTGGGCTACTCGGCCGTAGTTTACCTCGCAGCCATTGTCGGGATAGACTCTGAATATTATGAAGCAGCCGTCATTGATGGAGCCAGCCGCTGGAAGCAAATGACGAAAATTACGATTCCGCTGATTGCTCCGATCATTATCATCATGACATTGCTGGCGATTGGCCGGATTTTCAACGCCGATTTCGGTCTGTTCTATCAGGCAACTATGGCATCCGGGATGATCAAAGAGACAACTGATGTTATCGATACCTATGTATACAGGGCGTTAATGGTTACCGGCGATACGGGACTCGCCTCCTCGGCAGGGCTGCTGCAGTCTGTTGTTGGTTTTACACTTGTCATTACCGTCAACCTGATTGTCCGTAAATTCAGCAAAGAAAATGCTTTGTTCTAA
- a CDS encoding carbohydrate ABC transporter permease has product MEKKRTNPFIIIFLSLFSLACLIPFWLVFMISVADEDWVTVNGYSFWPGKFSLVAYQYLFEDAEKILRAYGVSASVTLIGVVISLFVTSAMAYALSRKEFPLRGALSFYILITMLFSGGLLPWYLIYTRFLHVQDTLMALIIPGLIGGFNVIIMRTFFTNSIPPSLIDSSQIDGAGEFRTYFSIILPLSLPVMATIGLFTTVSYWNDWFTSLVFIQNEKLFSLQYLLTKTLMNASFLQTIANKAYSSTAQVTTPLESIRMAMAMIAIGPLVLVFPFLQKYFVKGLTVGAVKG; this is encoded by the coding sequence ATGGAAAAAAAACGAACTAATCCCTTTATCATTATTTTCCTGTCTTTGTTCAGCCTTGCCTGCTTGATCCCGTTTTGGCTTGTGTTCATGATCTCGGTTGCTGATGAAGACTGGGTAACTGTTAATGGATACAGCTTCTGGCCCGGCAAATTCAGTCTTGTCGCTTATCAGTATTTGTTTGAAGATGCCGAAAAAATATTGCGGGCTTATGGCGTTTCTGCCTCGGTAACGTTGATTGGTGTTGTCATCAGTTTGTTTGTGACTTCGGCAATGGCCTATGCGCTGTCGCGGAAAGAGTTTCCGCTCAGGGGGGCGCTGAGCTTCTACATCCTGATTACGATGTTGTTCTCGGGAGGCTTGCTGCCCTGGTATCTTATCTACACCCGGTTCTTGCATGTTCAGGATACGTTGATGGCCCTTATTATTCCGGGTTTGATCGGCGGCTTTAACGTTATCATCATGCGGACATTCTTCACGAACAGTATACCGCCTTCACTGATTGATTCTTCCCAGATAGATGGTGCAGGTGAATTCCGGACATACTTCAGCATTATTCTGCCGCTGTCCTTGCCTGTAATGGCTACAATTGGACTATTCACCACCGTATCCTACTGGAACGACTGGTTTACAAGCCTGGTCTTCATCCAGAATGAGAAACTGTTCTCTCTGCAATATCTATTGACCAAAACCTTAATGAACGCTTCGTTCCTGCAGACGATTGCGAATAAGGCTTATAGTTCCACCGCACAGGTCACAACACCGCTGGAATCCATTCGGATGGCGATGGCGATGATTGCAATCGGACCGTTGGTGCTGGTATTCCCTTTCCTGCAGAAGTATTTCGTAAAAGGTCTTACCGTAGGCGCTGTGAAAGGCTGA
- a CDS encoding ABC transporter substrate-binding protein: protein MKWLKKSSVVLTSLVLTSVVATGCGGNNAANSPAGTAQPEGTASSELKPYEVVMVFPDAPQNDNQLVQDAMNDYLKKTYPEMNMTVKLNPIDWGAWSDKTNLMMASGDKMDLLFTADWLGFQQQVTKGGLLPLDDLLAKYGPDIEAVEKDYHDPAKRGGKLYGIHTHQELGGTQGVYLNKELVDKYNFDLSVLKSGKVEDLEPMLQTIKENEPGITPLVAPSFPLEAYYSSTNLDSIASIAVINTVGTAKDDYTVINSFTTPRYMELAKLTNKWYKAGYINKDALTPGLDAWKKIQAGKGFAFVTDMDIIADMEIGKAAVSPNGSIKAGREMLQIPLNIDRLQTGKMTATMYAISKSSEDPERAMMLLNLFYKDKELLTLFNFGIEGTHYVLKDGQIALPEGKTTENVGYYHDIMWQVGNQMLNYTRVGEDPNKYQNYEKFNEQITANPSRIFGFIFDPEPVKNELISIDNANKTFVDGLKSGQLDPEEALPKMLEKQKAAGSDKVIAEAQKQLDAWLAENGKK, encoded by the coding sequence ATGAAGTGGTTGAAAAAGAGTTCTGTTGTACTGACATCGTTGGTGCTGACTTCAGTTGTGGCAACCGGCTGTGGCGGAAATAATGCTGCTAATTCTCCGGCGGGCACAGCTCAGCCGGAGGGGACGGCCAGCTCCGAATTGAAGCCTTACGAAGTCGTAATGGTATTCCCCGATGCGCCTCAGAATGACAATCAGCTGGTACAGGATGCAATGAATGATTATCTGAAAAAAACATATCCGGAAATGAACATGACGGTCAAACTGAATCCCATCGACTGGGGCGCATGGAGCGATAAAACAAACCTGATGATGGCCTCCGGAGATAAAATGGATCTGCTGTTTACAGCGGATTGGCTCGGATTCCAGCAACAGGTGACAAAGGGCGGCTTGCTGCCGCTTGATGATTTGCTCGCCAAATACGGCCCGGATATCGAAGCTGTTGAGAAGGATTATCATGATCCGGCTAAACGCGGCGGCAAGCTGTACGGTATCCATACCCACCAAGAGCTGGGCGGCACACAAGGAGTTTATTTGAACAAAGAGTTGGTGGACAAATACAACTTTGATCTCAGTGTTTTGAAGTCCGGAAAGGTCGAAGATCTGGAACCGATGCTGCAGACAATCAAGGAGAACGAACCGGGGATTACGCCTTTGGTAGCGCCAAGCTTTCCGCTTGAAGCTTACTATTCATCTACGAATCTAGATTCCATTGCAAGCATTGCGGTTATTAACACCGTGGGAACAGCAAAAGATGACTATACTGTAATCAACTCGTTCACTACTCCACGTTATATGGAGCTTGCCAAGCTGACCAACAAATGGTACAAGGCGGGGTATATTAACAAGGACGCACTGACACCAGGTCTGGATGCCTGGAAAAAAATTCAAGCAGGTAAAGGATTTGCATTTGTTACTGACATGGATATTATCGCTGATATGGAGATTGGCAAAGCTGCCGTTTCACCGAATGGTTCGATTAAAGCGGGCCGCGAGATGCTGCAGATTCCGCTCAATATTGACCGTCTGCAGACCGGAAAAATGACGGCAACCATGTATGCGATTTCAAAAAGCTCTGAAGATCCGGAACGCGCCATGATGCTGCTTAATCTTTTCTATAAGGACAAGGAGCTTCTGACCCTTTTCAACTTCGGTATTGAAGGAACACATTATGTGCTTAAAGACGGACAAATTGCGCTGCCGGAAGGCAAAACTACAGAAAATGTCGGCTACTACCATGATATTATGTGGCAAGTGGGCAATCAAATGCTTAACTATACACGTGTAGGCGAAGACCCGAATAAATACCAGAACTATGAGAAATTCAACGAACAGATTACCGCAAACCCTTCGCGGATTTTTGGATTTATCTTTGATCCGGAGCCGGTCAAAAATGAACTAATCTCGATCGACAACGCAAATAAAACCTTTGTTGACGGGTTGAAGTCCGGCCAACTCGATCCGGAAGAAGCTCTTCCTAAGATGCTGGAAAAACAAAAAGCAGCGGGATCAGACAAAGTAATTGCGGAAGCGCAAAAGCAGTTGGATGCTTGGCTGGCTGAAAACGGCAAGAAATAA
- a CDS encoding glycoside hydrolase family 66 protein, which yields MEYSMLTYIDMYPDQAQYKSGQAGSIIVELETQEDRDLELVVEFYKLEKQVAEETFEISLEKGLRQIARIPLFTEDTEWAGYGVKATVFYDKFAVSTAYTSYDIADHWSRAPRYGFLSDFRKEESEELRDVESMNKFHLNVIQFYDWMYRHDDLVPHQDEFLDPMGRMMSYKVVREKLAALHDKGMAALAYGAVYASLKDFLQARPEWGLYNRQGEPFQLIDLFYIMDITPGSPWTDHIVEQFRQAVKVGFDGIHMDQYGFPKKGIRRVEGREELVDLAECYPALIDRTSAAVKEIKAEAGVIFNNVGNYPISKTASSDQEALYIEVWPPIVRLRELKGLIDNARSLDKDKPIILSAYLPSFYPKAGHDKEWAENGALLTMASIFASGGYHLLLGEDNGMLTMPYYPDYAVMRPEFVVEVRRYYDFIVRFGTLIHNTQLEDVSYTYTAGVNTEITFEGRVPFAPNGDIGSVWTIIKRMQGYHILQLINLVGLEDDYWEHGKKKRPETQDGVVCTLLIEQPIECIFTASPDDHNQEVCFLDYEIVPHGQGLAARFTLPSLEVWSMVVVKLSE from the coding sequence ATGGAATATTCGATGCTGACTTATATAGATATGTATCCCGATCAAGCCCAGTACAAATCCGGCCAAGCAGGCAGTATTATAGTCGAGCTGGAGACCCAAGAGGATAGGGATCTGGAACTGGTTGTTGAGTTCTACAAATTAGAAAAGCAGGTTGCTGAAGAAACATTTGAGATCAGCCTGGAAAAAGGATTGAGACAAATTGCGCGCATTCCCCTGTTCACTGAAGATACCGAGTGGGCTGGTTACGGGGTCAAGGCTACAGTTTTTTACGATAAATTTGCAGTGTCAACAGCTTATACTTCGTACGATATTGCCGATCATTGGAGTCGGGCGCCTCGGTATGGATTCTTAAGCGATTTTCGCAAGGAAGAATCCGAAGAATTACGTGACGTCGAAAGTATGAACAAATTCCATTTGAATGTTATACAGTTCTATGATTGGATGTACCGACATGATGATCTTGTACCGCATCAAGATGAATTTCTCGATCCGATGGGTCGAATGATGTCCTATAAAGTTGTTCGTGAAAAATTGGCAGCCTTGCACGATAAAGGGATGGCGGCCTTGGCCTATGGGGCTGTATACGCGAGCCTTAAGGACTTTTTACAAGCACGGCCGGAATGGGGGCTTTATAATCGCCAAGGTGAGCCGTTTCAATTAATAGACTTATTTTATATTATGGACATTACACCAGGGTCCCCTTGGACTGATCATATTGTTGAACAATTCCGTCAAGCAGTAAAGGTAGGATTTGATGGAATTCATATGGATCAATACGGTTTTCCAAAGAAAGGGATACGTAGGGTCGAAGGAAGGGAAGAATTGGTTGATCTGGCGGAATGTTATCCGGCGCTTATTGATCGAACCAGCGCGGCAGTGAAGGAAATAAAAGCAGAGGCTGGGGTCATATTCAATAATGTGGGTAATTACCCCATTAGCAAAACGGCATCTTCAGATCAGGAAGCACTTTATATTGAAGTATGGCCGCCAATAGTCCGATTGCGTGAGCTTAAAGGACTTATCGATAATGCAAGATCATTGGATAAAGACAAGCCGATTATCCTCTCCGCTTATCTTCCCTCTTTTTACCCGAAAGCTGGACATGACAAGGAATGGGCTGAGAACGGGGCGCTACTAACGATGGCATCTATATTTGCTAGTGGTGGATATCATCTCTTATTAGGTGAGGATAATGGAATGCTGACGATGCCTTACTATCCCGATTATGCAGTGATGCGGCCTGAATTTGTCGTTGAGGTGAGACGCTACTATGATTTCATAGTGCGGTTTGGTACTTTGATACACAATACGCAATTGGAAGATGTGTCTTACACCTATACAGCAGGGGTTAATACCGAAATCACCTTCGAAGGCAGAGTGCCATTTGCACCGAATGGAGATATTGGCTCCGTATGGACCATCATTAAACGGATGCAAGGTTATCACATCTTACAGCTAATTAACCTTGTTGGCCTTGAGGATGATTATTGGGAGCATGGCAAGAAAAAGCGTCCTGAAACTCAAGATGGAGTTGTCTGCACATTGCTGATTGAACAGCCGATTGAGTGCATCTTCACAGCCAGCCCTGATGATCATAACCAAGAAGTATGTTTTTTGGATTATGAAATTGTACCTCATGGACAAGGGCTAGCTGCCAGATTTACTCTACCGTCTCTGGAGGTTTGGTCCATGGTTGTAGTGAAATTAAGCGAATAG